A window of the Cygnus atratus isolate AKBS03 ecotype Queensland, Australia chromosome 4, CAtr_DNAZoo_HiC_assembly, whole genome shotgun sequence genome harbors these coding sequences:
- the LOC118247486 gene encoding C-X-C motif chemokine 2-like — MRLLPAALALALLLSSLVPGDGLSLESLLTNKRCKCVKSTAQVISLGLILAIDVMPPGIHCRRKEIILSLTRSRKVCVAPEAPWIQLLIHKLTQRNGTRKEAAARSRRDAERQPLAP; from the exons ATGCGGCTGCTGCCGGCGGCGctggccctggccctgctcctgAGCAGCCTGGTGCCGGGGGACG GTCTGTCGCTGGAGAGCCTGCTGACCAACAAGAGGTGCAAGTGCGTCAAATCGACCGCCCAGGTCATCAGCTTGGGGCTGATCCTCGCCATCGACGTTATGCCACCGGGCATtcactgcaggaggaaggagatcAT CCTCTCCCTGACGAGGAGCAGGAAGGTGTGCGTGGCCCCCGAGGCGCCCTGGATCCAGCTGCTCATCCACAAGCTGACGCAGAGGAATGGCACCAGAAAAGAGGCGGCGGCGCGGTCGCGGAGGGATGCGGAAAGGCAGCCGCTGGCCCCGTGA